The sequence AATTCATTCTTCGTCCAGTAAATccagcttcctcctcttcctggggtGAAGAGAGCGCTACAGGGCAGGGAAGACAGGACCGGATGTTACAGAGGGCACTACACTCTGCAGGGAGCGCTCTCCTACTCTCCCCCTCCTCAGTCTCCCAGAGCCCTTTCTCAAGGGCAAGCAATGGTACTACTATTTTTCCATTGAGTCTGTGTAAATATAAGCCAGTAtgtattttattcccttttcactAATTACTAACATCCAATAtcattgttctttcatttattacattttagaaatcatCCCATGTCAGACACAGACTTTCCGCATTTTTTACAGCTATATAGGAGGCCACTGGGTAGATGACCCATGGTTTAGGTGATTCTCTTGCCAAGGGACATTTATGTGGCTTCTGATTCTTCTGTTATTAAGACCAGACCttggttttttgcttgtttttaagataaaaagctcctgcagaACATATCCAATGAAGGGCAGCTAGTAACAGCAACAGCTGAGATTTACCAAACACTATGTGGGAAAACCCAGAGGTAAGAGCTTTACCACCATTATCACTTTTAATCCACTTCACAGACTTGTAAGGCAGATACCAGTTATTACAGAACATAAAACAGACTTGTGAGGCAGATACCAGTTTACAGAACATAAAACTGAAGTCCAAGGAAATTACTACCCCAGTTCACTTGTAGAAGCCaaaactgggattcaaactcaagcCATTCAACTCCAGAGCCTGGGAGGCTAGGAAGTGCACCAAAATCTTACGACGTCATGATTAAattgttaaaatctttttttccatttaaaagagGATGCAGAAAATTACCTTTTCGCTTTGGTGGGAAGGAGGACATCAATTCCAGGGTAGGAAGTGGCCGGTAATTGGCCTGTATCATGGGTAATGGGAGGTCTGGCAGCACTGGCAGTGCATCAGCGGGGACCTGCAGAGACAAGACCAGTAAGTAGATAGCCCTGTGTGCCAGTGCAGCCTCTGGCCCTGTGGCCCATTCCCGGGAGTGGTGACTAGGCACACAGTTTCACAAGCAGACCTGGCTGCAGGGGACTGCCAGGTCTCACCCCACCGAAGACAGGAAATACACACAGTTGGGCTCGGCACCATGGGACACCTCAGGAATTAGGCGTTTTGGGTGCTAGCTACCCTGGCAGCTAGAGAGGTCTGGAAAGTGAAATTCCACGGGCCACATAAAAGCCAGCCCACCAAACAAGAGGCGGGCTAGGTCCCAGGAGCTCTGCGGGGTCAGCTGCTCCAGCTGGGAGGTCACCAAGCAGCTGAAGGGCTTACCTTTTTCAGCTTGGCTAAATCAGATCCAGCTGGCTGAAGCTTCTCTGCCTTGTTTTCATTCACTTTAGGTAATTTCTGAACTGAATCCGAGTTTTTATTAGTGCTTTTcggatcatttttttttagtcctttttCTCCAAGAGTCGTGGCTGAAGTTTtcaccatctttttctttttcttccggGGCTGGTCATAGCTGAGGTATGACTCAAAAGACATGGTGGGCTGCTCAAATTCATCATCCATATCCGCTTCGTCAACTTTAGGGAGGGAGCCCACTGACTTTCTGTCTGAGTGAGAAGGCTTTACTTTCCCTTCCGAAGTCTTTAAGTTGTTTGACACCCTGTCTCTTGTCCCCTTTCCTATGTCTGCGCTGTCTAGGCTCTGCTTGTTTTTGTCCGATTTGGCTTTCTCTGGGTCTTTGTGCTTTGGCTTGCTTCTGAGGTGGTTGTCTGGAGCCACGTCTGAGGAGGGCAGAGACTTCTTGCTGctgccttctttctccctctctctcctgacACCACTAGAGGGCAGCTTCTCCTTGGTGCTGTCCCCTGACAGTGGTCTCCGGTTTTCCTCTTTAGAGATGGCCTTGTGGGATTTCTCTCTACTCAAAGACGACTTCCCATCTCCCCTGGCATCCACCGGACGTTTTTCCTTGTAAGACGACCTGTGTTCCTTGTGTTGACTCGAGGCCCCTTTCCCCTGTGGGTCCCCCAGATGTCGGTCCTGACTGCCTGCTAGTCTGTCCTGAACGGCATTACCATGCCCTTTCCCGGGCTTCTGGTGTGGAACAGAAGGCTCGTGGTCCTCCTCCAAGGATCTGTAATGGTCCATGGACACCTGATGGGGACTGGCAGATGATGGAGGGGACTGAACGTGGCCATAATCAGAAGACTCATGGTCTGAAGAATAAACTGGTGAGATTCTATGGCATCTCTTTCTCTCGTCTCTCCTCTCTTGAACATGAGACACTTTGTGAGTTCTCTCAGGTTCCGagagttttctgtgttttttctgCCTATGATCAGGGCTATAGGATTGGCTACTAGAggctttccagttttcctggTAGTCCCCCTctatctcctcctccttctgaaCAGCATCTCTGGGGCGCTTTCGGGAATTGGTCTTCTCAAAGTCCTGCTCATCAGGCTCAGGGTTTCTACAATACAAGAAAAAGCAGATAGAGCAGATATAAATCTCAGTGTAATCCTTGTTCAGAGGACAAAGTCACAGAACCTGAACTtacaaaaagagatgaaaaggaaggaTGCAGACTTAGAAACAAGGTCTTGGGAAGAAAGTGAATGGATCCTGCTCAAAGATACTCAATTAAGGTTTGAGATTGAGAAAACTCAAATAATTCTATAAACAGAAAATGATGCATTTAACTGCAGAATACAAAGATCAAGTATCTTGAGGACATGAAGAATGCTTAAACGTTTTTCAGCACAGGGGTGTGCAAGTGGCTCAGTCgattcagtgtctgcctttggctcaggtcatgaacccagggtccagggatggagccccacatcaggcttcctgctcagcagggagtctgcttcccccacTAGAGTGCTCttttgttctcaaataaataaataaaatcttaaaaaaataaataaaaagagcagaaagaaactatcaaaatgttaataatatttatgtttGGTGGTAGAATTACAAgaaattttgattatttcatttctatttttaatattttctaaaatcttacaatgatcactgttattttttataattaagacaaaatattttatttatttttaaagattttatttatttattttagagagagtgagaggacacgagcagaggagcagcagcaaagggagaaaatCGCCAGCAgactccactcttttttttttttttttttaaagattttatttatttattcatgatagtcacagagagagagagagagagaggcagagacacaggcagagggagaagcaggccccatgcagggagcccgacgcgggattcgatcccgggtctccaggatcacgccctgggccaaaggcaggcgccaaactgctgcgccacccagggatccccagactccaCTCTGAacacagaacctgatgcagggctcgaccccaggaccctgagaccatgacctgagccaaaaccaagagtcaaaagcttaatggactgagccacccaaacgctcccaaaataaatattttaagtaagaaggcagagaaagaataataaagaaaatgtatctgTCTGTAAATATCCCAAGTGCCAGGTATAATCATGGACTTGAACAAATCTACAGAGTAATGTTCTTACCGTTCCACAGGAACTAGTTTCTTCCACTGGGCCACTAGGTCCCTGGCAAAACTTCCAACGTGCTCGTGTTTTCGTAAGCTATTTACTGTTTTCCCAACTCCGGTCTCCTACAGATTTGACAAAAGAATTATTAGATAGTTATAGAACTAGGT comes from Canis lupus familiaris isolate Mischka breed German Shepherd chromosome 2, alternate assembly UU_Cfam_GSD_1.0, whole genome shotgun sequence and encodes:
- the ELOA gene encoding elongin-A, which codes for MHGGRSRGPRTRREPSSGEEAAPVTAMAAESALQVVEKLQARLAANPDPKKLLKYLKKLSTLPITVDILAETGVGKTVNSLRKHEHVGSFARDLVAQWKKLVPVERNPEPDEQDFEKTNSRKRPRDAVQKEEEIEGDYQENWKASSSQSYSPDHRQKKHRKLSEPERTHKVSHVQERRDERKRCHRISPVYSSDHESSDYGHVQSPPSSASPHQVSMDHYRSLEEDHEPSVPHQKPGKGHGNAVQDRLAGSQDRHLGDPQGKGASSQHKEHRSSYKEKRPVDARGDGKSSLSREKSHKAISKEENRRPLSGDSTKEKLPSSGVRREREKEGSSKKSLPSSDVAPDNHLRSKPKHKDPEKAKSDKNKQSLDSADIGKGTRDRVSNNLKTSEGKVKPSHSDRKSVGSLPKVDEADMDDEFEQPTMSFESYLSYDQPRKKKKKMVKTSATTLGEKGLKKNDPKSTNKNSDSVQKLPKVNENKAEKLQPAGSDLAKLKKVPADALPVLPDLPLPMIQANYRPLPTLELMSSFPPKRKALSSPQEEEEAGFTGRRMNSKMQVYSGSKCAYLPKMMTLHQQCIRVLKNNIDSIFEVGGVPFSVLEPVLERCTPDQLYRIEEYNHVLIEETDQLWKVHCHRDFKEERPEEYESWREMYLRLQDAREQRLRVLTKNIRSAHANKPKGRQAKMAFVNSVAKPPRDVRRRQEKFGTGGAAVPEKIRIKPAPYPTGNSHAPSGSGSSNSFSASPEQPAYDGPSTSGAHLAPVLSTVSYDPRKPTVKKIAPMMAKTIKAFKNRFSRR